One genomic window of Raphanus sativus cultivar WK10039 unplaced genomic scaffold, ASM80110v3 Scaffold0290, whole genome shotgun sequence includes the following:
- the LOC108851709 gene encoding AP-3 complex subunit sigma, whose protein sequence is MIKAVMIMNTQGKPRVAKFYDFLAVEKQQELIRGVFSVLSSRPDNVSNFLEIDSLFGPDSRLVYKHYATLYFVLVFDGSENELAMLDLIQVLVETLDKCFSNVCELDIVFNYSKMHTVLDEIVFGGQVLETRSDEVIKAVEEISKLEAASNSISLVPKSVSGWRGGGR, encoded by the exons ATGATAAAGGCAGTGATGATAATGAACACACAAGGCAAGCCACGCGTAGCCAAATTTTACGACTTCTTG GCTGTAGAGAAGCAACAAGAGCTCATCCGCGGCGTGTTTTCag TGTTGAGCAGTAGACCTGATAACGTAAGCAACTTTCTGGAGATTGATTCATTGTTTGGTCCG GATTCTCGGCTTGTGTACAAACACTATGCTACTCTCTACTTCGTGCTTGTTTTTGATGGATCAGAGAATGAGCTTGCTATGCTTGATCTCATTCAAg TTCTTGTTGAAACTCTGGACAAATGCTTCAGCAATGTTTGTGAACTCGACATTGTGTTCAACTACAGCAAG ATGCACACAGTGTTAGATGAGATTGTGTTTGGAGGACAGGTACTGGAAACTAGGTCCGATGAAGTCATCAAGGCTGTTGAAGAAATATCCAA ATTAGAAGCTGCCTCAAACTCCATTTCACTTGTCCCCAAGTCTGTTTCCGGCTGGCGAGGAGGAGGCCGCTAG